In Schaalia sp. JY-X169, the following are encoded in one genomic region:
- the pgl gene encoding 6-phosphogluconolactonase gives MTVLPPTPRVVVYPDADTLAAGTAACLITRITDVQSVTSPVHVVLTGGTVGTKTLAAIVNEPAAGAVDWAQVHFWWGDERFLVDGDPERNETGAREVFLSRFAEAIPETNIHQMPALDPEGGVATPEIAAELYAGELAEFAPEGVGVPEFDVLMLGVGPDGHIASLFPGNAALDASGTVVAVRDSPKPPPLRVSLTFDAIEAARAIWLVPAGADKADAVASAWSGAPRKVTPAGSVRGTEETLWLVDVAAASKGSRGKG, from the coding sequence ATGACTGTTTTACCACCGACACCACGGGTAGTTGTCTACCCGGACGCCGACACTTTGGCGGCGGGCACTGCCGCGTGCCTGATCACACGCATTACGGACGTCCAGTCCGTGACGTCACCGGTTCACGTCGTGCTTACCGGGGGCACCGTGGGGACCAAGACGCTTGCTGCCATCGTCAATGAGCCCGCCGCGGGCGCGGTGGACTGGGCGCAAGTGCATTTCTGGTGGGGGGATGAGCGTTTCCTTGTGGATGGCGACCCGGAACGCAATGAGACCGGGGCCCGGGAGGTGTTTCTGAGTCGCTTTGCCGAAGCCATACCTGAGACGAACATTCACCAGATGCCGGCCCTTGACCCAGAAGGTGGGGTCGCGACACCTGAGATTGCGGCGGAACTCTATGCTGGCGAACTGGCAGAGTTCGCTCCCGAGGGGGTCGGCGTGCCAGAGTTTGACGTGCTGATGCTTGGGGTTGGCCCCGATGGTCACATCGCTTCATTGTTCCCGGGTAACGCCGCGCTTGACGCCAGTGGCACGGTGGTCGCGGTGCGCGATTCTCCGAAGCCCCCGCCGCTTCGTGTTTCGCTCACGTTCGATGCGATCGAGGCCGCTCGGGCGATCTGGCTGGTACCAGCCGGGGCGGACAAGGCTGACGCGGTTGCTTCCGCGTGGTCGGGCGCTCCGCGCAAGGTGACGCCGGCGGGCTCGGTCCGCGGGACAGAAGAGACGCTGTGGTTGGTGGACGTGGCGGCGGCCTCGAAGGGAAGCCGAGGCAAGGGCTAG
- a CDS encoding ABC transporter ATP-binding protein gives MTLSKTIEVREVTKSFGRFQALSGLNLTVEAGQVHGFLGPNGAGKTTAIRVLLGLIRADGGTATVLGQDPWKDVVELHRRLAYVPGDVSLWPKMSGGEAIDLLASLRGGLNESRRTELIERFELDPTKRGRQYSKGNRQKVAIIAALASDAELLILDEPTSGLDPLMGKVFQEVVGEAKARGTTVLLSSHILAEVENLADRLTVIRDGVVVEAGTLEQFRGHARTTITATLHRVPSPAALTGLQDVHLDGNRLTATVGADGVGVAMTALVPYGLTALTVEPPSLESLFLRLYEDETSDQDG, from the coding sequence ATGACACTGTCCAAGACGATTGAGGTCCGGGAAGTCACGAAGTCCTTTGGCAGGTTTCAGGCGCTCTCCGGACTCAATCTGACTGTCGAGGCCGGCCAGGTTCACGGCTTCCTGGGTCCCAACGGGGCCGGGAAAACCACCGCGATTCGTGTCCTGCTGGGACTAATCCGCGCAGACGGTGGAACGGCAACCGTCCTCGGGCAAGATCCCTGGAAGGATGTGGTGGAGCTTCACAGACGCCTCGCCTACGTTCCCGGGGATGTCTCGCTGTGGCCAAAGATGAGCGGAGGCGAGGCTATCGACCTGCTCGCTTCTCTGCGTGGCGGCCTCAATGAGAGCCGCAGGACCGAGCTGATTGAACGCTTTGAGTTGGACCCAACCAAGCGTGGGCGCCAGTACTCCAAAGGTAACCGGCAAAAGGTCGCCATCATCGCAGCACTTGCCTCCGACGCTGAACTACTGATTCTTGACGAACCAACCAGCGGCCTCGACCCCCTGATGGGCAAGGTGTTCCAAGAGGTGGTCGGGGAAGCAAAAGCGCGGGGAACAACAGTGCTGCTTTCCTCCCACATCCTCGCGGAAGTGGAGAATCTAGCGGACCGCCTCACGGTGATTCGCGATGGCGTCGTGGTCGAGGCCGGAACGCTGGAGCAGTTCCGCGGGCATGCGCGAACGACAATCACTGCCACGTTGCATCGAGTTCCTTCTCCCGCCGCCCTGACCGGCCTTCAGGACGTGCACCTTGACGGCAACAGGCTCACTGCCACGGTCGGAGCGGACGGCGTGGGAGTAGCGATGACGGCGCTGGTCCCCTACGGACTCACGGCCCTCACGGTGGAACCGCCATCGCTAGAGTCGCTGTTCCTTCGTTTGTACGAGGACGAAACCAGTGACCAGGATGGCTAG
- a CDS encoding hemolysin family protein has translation MSADIWWSIGLVFLFIIIGGIFAGTEIALVSLRPSQIDQLAKKGKRGERTAAIARDPNRFLAAVQIGVTVAGFFSAAYGASAIAPALVPLLTSWGMNTSVANTVALIFMTLLIAYFSLVLGELVPKRIGLQRSTTVALATAPTLGSFATLMRPVIAVLSASTNAVVRLFGGDPNKTSEEMDEAELREVVTGHEGLDADERGILADVFAAGDHTLAEVMQPRHAVAFLDADQTVEDALANVSAQPYSRYPVRDGNVDNIMGFVHVRDVWEAAFRNRGGEPIYIRDLVRDIVVLPGSNRLLPTITTMRDQRVHIGLVIDEYGGTDGIVTLEDLVEELVGDIQDEYDEGDAEVTSESKRGPWLVPGVLTLEDVADVTRLMLPEGPYETIGGYVMDNLDRVAEVGDSVTVVVEDESWTLEVTEVDGNRIVEVRVQPTPEGSGQDEATKRDDSRP, from the coding sequence ATGAGCGCAGACATCTGGTGGAGCATCGGCCTCGTCTTCCTCTTCATAATCATCGGCGGTATCTTCGCGGGTACCGAAATCGCCCTGGTATCACTGCGACCCAGTCAAATTGACCAGTTGGCCAAGAAGGGCAAGCGGGGTGAGCGGACCGCAGCAATCGCCCGGGACCCGAACCGCTTCCTAGCTGCGGTGCAGATTGGTGTCACCGTGGCAGGGTTCTTCTCCGCAGCCTATGGGGCATCAGCAATTGCGCCCGCCCTCGTCCCACTTCTGACAAGTTGGGGCATGAACACGTCGGTTGCTAACACGGTGGCGCTGATCTTCATGACCCTTCTTATTGCCTACTTTTCACTGGTCCTCGGCGAACTGGTTCCGAAACGCATCGGTTTGCAGCGTTCAACAACAGTTGCGCTCGCCACTGCCCCGACTCTGGGGTCGTTCGCAACGCTGATGAGACCCGTCATCGCTGTCTTGTCCGCTTCGACGAACGCCGTGGTGCGGCTGTTCGGCGGTGATCCCAACAAGACCAGCGAAGAAATGGACGAGGCCGAGCTCCGCGAGGTCGTCACCGGGCACGAAGGCTTGGATGCTGACGAGAGGGGCATTCTCGCTGACGTTTTTGCTGCGGGGGACCACACCTTGGCGGAAGTTATGCAACCTCGTCACGCCGTGGCGTTTCTTGATGCGGACCAAACGGTGGAGGATGCGCTGGCGAATGTCTCCGCACAGCCCTACTCACGCTACCCGGTCCGTGATGGCAACGTTGACAACATCATGGGTTTTGTTCACGTCCGCGACGTTTGGGAGGCGGCGTTCCGTAACCGCGGTGGCGAGCCGATCTACATTCGTGATCTGGTGCGTGACATCGTGGTCCTTCCTGGCTCTAACAGGCTGCTGCCAACTATCACAACCATGCGTGACCAGCGTGTTCACATCGGCCTCGTCATCGATGAGTACGGGGGCACCGACGGGATTGTTACGTTGGAGGACCTGGTTGAGGAACTGGTTGGTGATATTCAGGACGAATACGACGAGGGCGACGCTGAGGTGACCAGTGAGTCGAAACGGGGGCCGTGGTTGGTTCCCGGTGTCCTCACGCTCGAGGACGTCGCTGACGTGACCAGATTGATGCTTCCCGAGGGGCCCTATGAGACTATCGGCGGTTACGTCATGGACAACCTCGATCGCGTTGCCGAAGTTGGGGACTCGGTGACAGTGGTGGTCGAGGACGAATCGTGGACACTTGAGGTCACGGAGGTTGACGGTAACAGGATTGTTGAGGTTCGCGTGCAACCAACCCCGGAGGGCTCTGGACAAGATGAAGCCACTAAGAGGGACGACTCCCGGCCTTGA
- a CDS encoding acyl-CoA dehydratase activase-related protein produces the protein MSSSNALRLGLDVGSTTVKAVLLDGNRVVFSDYRRHNADVRGELLRLLADIYDRFEDVPITAALTGSGGLSLAKTMGIAFVQEVIAGTHATQTLHPEVDVVIELGGEDAKITYLHPTPEQRMNGTCAGGTGAFIDQMATLLQTDPTGLNDLASRHKQLYPIASRCGVFAKSDLQPLLNQGAAHEDLAASIFSAVATQTIAGLANGRPIRGTVMFLGGPLHFLPQLRAAYERLLPSAEGFVTPDNAQLYVAMGAALSAENAATEAQSAQKLVTLIDRLTTAHVIAESSRMRPLFADDEERARFQDRHALDEVPTLPISQAHGRCWLGIDAGSTTIKAVLVDEDERIVFSHYAPNEGDPVAAAVAILRRVREELPETAHIGRSCSTGYGEALVAAALQMDEGVVETMAHFRAADHMMPGVTSVIDIGGQDMKYLKIKDRAVDSISVNEACSSGCGSFLQTFAATMGTDVQNFARLAVESDAPVDLGTRCTVFMNSSVKQAQKEGANVRDISAGLSYSVVRNALYKVIKLKDPSDLGDKVVVQGGTFLNDSVLRAFELLTDREVVRPSVAGLMGAYGAALTAKLHDEGTQSTLAELSDLDRFSVETTRKTCRLCQNHCQMTISTFSNGERSVSGNRCDRGASLERIPKKSELPNMYDWKYKRLFGYRRLTEAKAFRGDIGIPRALNLYENYPFWFTMLTTLGFRVMISGRSDHNLFERGMESIPSENVCYPAKLVHGHIESLLDKGVRTIFYPCVSFEQKEFDGADNSFNCPVVATYPEVIRNNIEQAEDVRIISPFVNLDNRDYLAKHLASAFSDWDVSVDEMQAALDAAWEEDAAFKRDVREKGAEYLQWIADHDVKGVVLAGRPYHLDPEVNHGIPELVNGLGMAVLTEDCLTDGRLERPLRVRDQWAYHSRLYEAAARVGDEPSLQLVQLNSFGCGVDAITADQVQEILEGRGDVHTVLKIDEVSNLGAARIRLRSLQAAVTERESLVSEHVDTLDLVDPSGAAAAEEAAEAGHVVPHASFTKEMREDGWEILAPQMAPIQFRLLEPVLQRAGLNVRVLEHTNHETMETGLKYVNNDSCYPAIVVIGQLLDEFVQGRSNPDRTAVAVTQTGGMCRATNYAALLRKGLRDAGFPQVPVIAASVQGIEENTGFTLGLGDINRAIQSIVLGDLLQSLLLRVRPYEAVPGSAMELYERWNDLMTQWLSEGGYSKEWRGHWTFRRLIAKCVREFDDLELLDIPRKPQVGLVGEILVKFHPDANNHAVDVIEEEGCEAVLPGLMQFFHNSAASGKWNQENLGGTTKNRRLRSAALWAMERYEDPVRAALLKTNGKFVPHRGILEMAERSTDIASMGNQAGEGWYLTAEMVDMIEHGCPNIICAQPFACLPNHVIGKGMFRAIRNRYPEANVVSVDFDPGASEVNQLNRIKLMLATAMQQHGDQETRLDFGADTQITWDEPEASGCGGCSISALAGASSGGPVSLGLPMVRPEVRRSA, from the coding sequence ATGAGCAGTAGTAACGCGCTCCGCCTGGGGCTGGATGTTGGCTCCACGACGGTCAAGGCAGTGCTCCTTGATGGCAACCGCGTGGTCTTCTCTGACTACCGCCGCCACAATGCCGACGTGCGGGGGGAGCTACTTCGCTTACTGGCGGACATCTACGACCGGTTCGAGGACGTACCCATTACCGCTGCGCTTACAGGTTCGGGCGGACTCTCTCTTGCCAAGACGATGGGCATTGCCTTCGTTCAAGAGGTCATCGCGGGCACGCATGCAACCCAGACGCTGCATCCCGAAGTTGATGTCGTCATCGAACTTGGGGGTGAGGACGCCAAGATCACCTACCTGCACCCCACGCCCGAGCAGCGCATGAACGGCACCTGCGCAGGCGGCACCGGTGCGTTCATCGACCAGATGGCGACTCTGCTGCAGACTGATCCGACAGGCCTCAACGACCTTGCTTCGCGCCACAAGCAGCTCTACCCGATCGCGTCGAGATGTGGCGTTTTCGCCAAGTCAGATCTCCAGCCACTCCTCAACCAAGGTGCGGCGCACGAAGATCTTGCGGCTTCCATCTTCTCTGCGGTTGCGACACAGACCATCGCGGGTTTGGCGAATGGGCGGCCGATTCGCGGCACCGTCATGTTCCTCGGTGGCCCGCTCCACTTCCTGCCCCAGCTTCGCGCTGCCTATGAGCGCCTGCTTCCCAGCGCAGAAGGCTTCGTCACCCCTGATAACGCCCAGCTTTACGTCGCTATGGGTGCCGCGCTCTCGGCGGAGAATGCCGCAACCGAGGCGCAGTCGGCACAGAAGCTGGTCACGCTTATCGACCGCCTCACAACGGCCCATGTCATTGCGGAGTCCTCTCGGATGAGGCCCCTCTTCGCAGACGATGAGGAAAGGGCGCGGTTCCAAGACCGCCACGCCCTCGACGAAGTTCCGACCCTTCCGATCTCTCAGGCTCACGGGCGGTGCTGGTTGGGAATTGACGCTGGCTCGACAACCATCAAGGCCGTCCTCGTCGACGAGGACGAGAGGATTGTTTTCTCTCACTACGCCCCCAACGAGGGCGACCCAGTGGCCGCGGCAGTCGCCATCCTGCGTCGGGTGCGTGAGGAGCTCCCGGAGACTGCTCACATCGGACGCTCCTGCTCAACCGGTTACGGGGAAGCCCTGGTTGCCGCTGCTCTGCAGATGGACGAGGGCGTTGTCGAAACCATGGCCCACTTCCGCGCAGCCGACCACATGATGCCCGGGGTTACTTCGGTAATCGACATTGGTGGCCAGGACATGAAGTACCTGAAGATCAAGGATCGCGCAGTCGACTCAATCTCGGTGAATGAGGCCTGCTCCTCAGGATGCGGGTCGTTCCTGCAGACCTTCGCGGCGACAATGGGTACGGACGTGCAGAACTTCGCCCGCCTCGCCGTTGAGTCTGATGCGCCGGTGGATCTGGGGACACGCTGCACGGTGTTCATGAACTCATCGGTGAAGCAGGCGCAGAAAGAGGGGGCCAACGTTCGCGATATCTCCGCGGGCCTGTCCTACTCGGTGGTGCGTAATGCGCTCTACAAGGTCATCAAGCTCAAGGACCCCTCCGACCTCGGCGACAAGGTTGTCGTCCAGGGCGGCACCTTCCTCAATGATTCGGTGCTTCGGGCATTCGAACTGCTCACCGACCGTGAGGTCGTGCGTCCCTCGGTTGCCGGACTCATGGGAGCCTACGGGGCAGCCCTGACTGCCAAACTTCACGATGAGGGAACCCAGTCGACCCTTGCTGAGCTGTCCGACCTCGACCGCTTTAGTGTGGAGACAACCCGCAAGACCTGCCGCCTGTGCCAGAACCACTGCCAAATGACGATCTCTACCTTCTCCAATGGGGAACGCAGCGTCTCTGGTAACCGGTGTGATCGCGGCGCCTCTTTGGAGCGGATCCCCAAGAAGTCTGAGCTGCCGAACATGTATGACTGGAAGTACAAGCGGCTCTTCGGCTACCGCCGCCTGACAGAAGCGAAGGCATTCCGCGGTGACATCGGCATTCCGCGTGCATTGAACCTGTATGAGAACTACCCATTCTGGTTCACGATGCTGACTACTCTGGGGTTCCGCGTCATGATTTCAGGACGGTCCGACCACAACCTCTTTGAGCGGGGGATGGAGTCCATTCCCTCTGAGAACGTCTGCTACCCGGCCAAACTGGTCCACGGTCATATCGAGTCGCTGCTCGACAAGGGTGTGAGAACAATCTTCTACCCCTGCGTCAGTTTCGAGCAGAAGGAGTTTGACGGGGCTGACAACAGCTTCAATTGTCCGGTGGTCGCGACCTACCCGGAGGTTATCCGCAACAATATTGAGCAGGCGGAGGACGTTCGGATCATCTCTCCATTCGTGAATCTGGACAACCGCGATTACCTTGCTAAGCACCTTGCCTCAGCATTTTCCGACTGGGATGTTTCGGTCGACGAAATGCAGGCCGCCCTCGACGCCGCATGGGAAGAGGATGCCGCGTTCAAGCGTGACGTTCGTGAGAAGGGTGCCGAGTACCTGCAATGGATTGCTGACCACGACGTCAAGGGGGTCGTCCTCGCCGGACGTCCGTATCACCTTGATCCTGAGGTCAACCACGGAATCCCCGAGCTGGTCAACGGTCTTGGCATGGCTGTGCTCACCGAAGATTGCCTCACTGACGGCCGGCTGGAGCGGCCTCTACGGGTGCGTGACCAGTGGGCTTACCACTCTCGACTGTACGAGGCCGCCGCACGGGTCGGTGATGAGCCGTCGCTGCAGCTGGTGCAGCTCAACTCATTCGGTTGCGGCGTTGACGCCATCACGGCTGATCAGGTGCAAGAGATCCTCGAGGGCCGCGGGGATGTGCACACCGTCCTGAAGATCGACGAGGTTTCTAACCTTGGCGCAGCACGGATTCGGCTGCGGTCGCTGCAGGCTGCCGTTACCGAGCGGGAGTCACTGGTGTCGGAACACGTCGACACGCTGGACCTGGTTGACCCCTCGGGCGCTGCCGCTGCCGAGGAGGCCGCCGAGGCCGGACACGTGGTGCCCCACGCTTCCTTCACGAAGGAGATGCGCGAGGACGGGTGGGAAATCCTTGCCCCTCAGATGGCTCCGATCCAGTTCCGACTGCTTGAGCCGGTTCTGCAGCGCGCGGGCTTGAACGTGCGCGTCCTCGAACACACTAACCACGAGACGATGGAGACGGGCCTCAAGTACGTCAACAACGATTCGTGCTATCCGGCCATCGTGGTGATCGGACAGCTACTGGATGAGTTTGTTCAGGGTCGATCCAACCCTGATCGCACGGCAGTTGCCGTCACGCAGACTGGCGGAATGTGCCGGGCTACCAACTATGCGGCGCTGCTCCGCAAGGGACTTCGGGACGCGGGCTTCCCCCAGGTTCCGGTGATTGCGGCCTCGGTGCAGGGAATCGAAGAGAACACCGGGTTTACGCTGGGTCTTGGTGATATCAACCGAGCGATCCAGTCCATTGTGCTTGGTGACCTGCTGCAGTCGCTGCTGCTGCGAGTGCGTCCCTACGAGGCCGTTCCGGGCAGTGCCATGGAGCTCTACGAGCGGTGGAACGACCTCATGACGCAGTGGCTTTCTGAGGGCGGCTACTCGAAGGAGTGGCGCGGACACTGGACCTTCCGCAGGCTGATTGCAAAGTGCGTCCGGGAGTTTGACGACCTCGAACTGCTGGATATTCCACGCAAACCCCAGGTGGGGTTGGTGGGGGAGATCCTGGTTAAGTTCCATCCCGATGCTAACAATCACGCTGTTGATGTCATTGAGGAAGAGGGGTGCGAGGCCGTCCTTCCCGGCCTCATGCAGTTCTTCCATAACTCAGCGGCTAGCGGGAAATGGAACCAGGAGAACCTGGGGGGAACAACTAAGAACCGCAGGCTGCGCTCGGCGGCGCTGTGGGCGATGGAGAGGTATGAAGATCCGGTGCGGGCCGCGCTGTTGAAGACTAACGGGAAGTTCGTTCCTCACAGAGGGATCCTTGAGATGGCTGAGCGTTCCACGGACATTGCCAGCATGGGGAACCAGGCGGGTGAAGGCTGGTACCTGACGGCAGAGATGGTCGACATGATCGAGCACGGCTGTCCCAACATCATCTGTGCCCAGCCGTTTGCCTGCCTGCCTAACCACGTCATCGGCAAGGGCATGTTCCGCGCGATTCGCAACCGTTACCCAGAGGCCAACGTGGTTTCTGTTGACTTTGATCCGGGCGCTTCCGAGGTGAACCAGCTCAACCGCATCAAGTTGATGCTGGCAACCGCCATGCAGCAGCACGGCGACCAGGAAACGCGGCTCGACTTTGGCGCGGACACGCAGATTACTTGGGACGAACCCGAAGCGTCTGGGTGCGGCGGATGTTCTATTTCTGCGCTAGCAGGGGCCTCGAGTGGAGGCCCGGTGAGCCTCGGTTTGCCGATGGTGCGCCCGGAGGTACGGCGCTCGGCCTAG
- a CDS encoding ABC transporter permease has product MTRMARRTRGRHGEGTTRSTSPLTGTGVLLKTSLRYDAHTFAPWILIATVLSVSSVVLYPVIFPEQADRAAFAAAVGSNPALGLVLGPAFDLATVDGFNAWRSLALGGFLTALAATFTVVRATRGQEDSGQAELLASSVLGRGSRLLTGVGLALIESVLIGLVSGVATGLFGGDWESSLLLGATFTATGWMFTGFAAVASQLGTDARAASTLALGTLGVLYVLRGLAYSLNADAWAMWVNPLGWLTEARPATGNNWLPLVYAVVLTIICLTLAFVLQSKRDFGQGAVAPRPGPARGRIRSPWGLAIHINAGLLLTWIVAFILLGITFGYFTGSIEEVLNQDSAVAHILAAGAVTHDELIGAFFLSILAILGSLAAIPGVQVILKVRSEELAERVEPILAGAVSRWRYYAGNVGLAFLSSTIYLVTAGMILTVLAVRADVGISFGEGMLQTLATVPAMWTVVAFSVLVVGVRPRVPLAAWAGVLMSFMLTLLGPSFNLPDWALGISPFWHVPVVTQPSPDWSGLLWVSLFTVGFLTVGFVGFRRRDLATT; this is encoded by the coding sequence GTGACCAGGATGGCTAGGCGGACCCGAGGCCGTCACGGCGAGGGCACGACTCGAAGCACTAGCCCCCTGACCGGTACCGGAGTGCTGCTCAAGACCTCGCTGCGCTACGACGCTCACACTTTTGCGCCGTGGATCCTCATTGCCACCGTTCTGTCTGTCTCTTCAGTGGTGCTGTATCCGGTGATTTTTCCCGAACAGGCTGATCGAGCAGCCTTTGCCGCTGCGGTCGGATCAAATCCCGCACTGGGATTGGTGCTGGGCCCGGCATTCGACCTTGCGACCGTTGACGGCTTTAATGCCTGGCGTTCGCTCGCCCTCGGCGGCTTCCTCACTGCGCTCGCCGCGACCTTCACGGTGGTGCGAGCAACCAGGGGTCAGGAGGACTCGGGGCAGGCTGAACTGCTTGCTTCCAGCGTCCTCGGGAGGGGAAGTCGGCTCCTTACCGGCGTTGGACTTGCACTGATCGAATCGGTCCTCATCGGCCTGGTATCTGGCGTCGCGACAGGCCTATTCGGTGGGGACTGGGAATCCTCACTGCTTCTTGGGGCAACATTTACCGCCACCGGATGGATGTTTACCGGATTCGCCGCGGTCGCCTCCCAACTTGGGACCGACGCGCGAGCAGCATCAACACTGGCGCTCGGAACCTTGGGCGTACTCTACGTGCTACGCGGTTTGGCTTACTCCCTCAATGCGGATGCCTGGGCGATGTGGGTCAACCCGCTGGGATGGCTGACCGAGGCGCGCCCAGCGACGGGCAACAACTGGCTTCCACTGGTCTATGCCGTCGTTTTGACAATCATCTGCCTTACGTTGGCCTTTGTCCTCCAGTCGAAGCGCGATTTCGGGCAGGGAGCTGTGGCACCGCGCCCGGGGCCCGCGCGGGGGCGCATCCGCTCGCCGTGGGGCTTGGCAATACACATTAATGCGGGCCTGTTGCTGACATGGATAGTTGCCTTCATACTTCTTGGCATCACATTTGGCTACTTCACCGGCTCCATCGAAGAGGTTCTCAATCAAGACAGCGCCGTCGCTCATATCTTGGCGGCGGGGGCCGTAACCCACGACGAACTGATTGGTGCCTTTTTCTTGAGTATCCTGGCGATCCTAGGAAGCCTTGCCGCGATTCCGGGTGTCCAAGTGATCCTCAAGGTCCGTTCAGAGGAACTCGCTGAACGGGTTGAGCCAATCCTTGCTGGTGCGGTGTCCCGGTGGCGCTACTACGCCGGAAATGTCGGACTGGCGTTCCTTTCCTCAACCATCTACCTCGTGACGGCTGGAATGATTCTCACCGTCCTAGCGGTGCGGGCCGATGTCGGTATTAGTTTTGGTGAGGGCATGCTTCAGACTCTGGCTACTGTCCCGGCGATGTGGACGGTGGTGGCGTTTTCGGTCCTGGTTGTTGGCGTCCGCCCTCGTGTGCCGCTGGCAGCCTGGGCAGGCGTGCTCATGTCGTTCATGCTCACCCTGCTGGGGCCATCCTTCAACCTGCCGGACTGGGCGCTGGGAATAAGTCCGTTCTGGCATGTCCCCGTTGTCACACAGCCAAGTCCTGACTGGTCAGGGCTGCTTTGGGTCAGCCTCTTTACGGTCGGCTTCCTCACGGTCGGCTTTGTTGGGTTCAGGCGACGCGACCTCGCCACCACCTGA
- a CDS encoding TetR family transcriptional regulator: MSSNNPEAAPQRPKDAQPTAGTNDPRKSEGKKLSSRGPSAKRGEIKEKILVAAHEEFVEKGYDPTTMSAIAKRAGCTSAMITYYFESKQRLFRAGFNLPLDPAETILEHLSEGREGAGDRIARRAFQFYEEGTSGETLRVLMQTLMTDAGTSQRFRDYIRNDVIGEVGAKLGITTELAEEVEIAMAATFGVITMRYIVRLEPLASMPKERLIRELGAILQIRIDRAFARLERSQER, from the coding sequence ATGTCGTCGAACAACCCAGAAGCCGCACCACAACGCCCAAAAGACGCCCAACCCACAGCTGGGACCAACGACCCAAGGAAGTCAGAAGGGAAGAAATTGTCTTCCCGCGGTCCCTCTGCGAAACGAGGTGAGATCAAAGAAAAGATTCTTGTCGCAGCACACGAAGAGTTTGTGGAGAAGGGCTATGACCCGACAACGATGAGCGCCATCGCGAAGCGGGCCGGTTGCACGTCCGCCATGATCACGTACTACTTTGAAAGCAAGCAGCGTCTGTTTCGCGCAGGCTTCAACCTGCCACTCGACCCGGCGGAGACGATCCTCGAACACCTCTCTGAAGGGCGCGAGGGTGCTGGCGACAGGATTGCGCGTCGAGCCTTCCAGTTCTACGAAGAAGGTACCTCTGGCGAGACACTTCGCGTCCTGATGCAAACGCTTATGACCGACGCCGGTACAAGCCAACGCTTTCGCGACTACATCCGCAACGATGTCATTGGTGAGGTCGGCGCAAAGCTTGGGATCACAACAGAGCTCGCGGAAGAAGTCGAAATCGCGATGGCCGCAACCTTCGGCGTCATCACCATGCGCTACATCGTCAGGCTGGAACCGCTTGCCTCCATGCCGAAAGAGCGACTTATCCGGGAACTTGGGGCCATCCTGCAGATTCGTATCGACCGCGCCTTTGCCCGGCTGGAGAGATCGCAGGAGCGATAA
- a CDS encoding glycerophosphodiester phosphodiesterase family protein: MSVTIPMAHVPTSSRMVFAHRGLNHQAPENTMPAFEAAAGAGVQWIETDVDIIADGTPILIHDSTLDRTTNRTGGFYGLTRADLSQIDAGAWFGRDFRGTRIPLLSDLVTFMNEAGVNANIELKAHETGKEGSLRLIGSVLKELENLDPERELIISSFSSLLLAHFHEEAPELAIGMLWESKAMYYDWLSVLEMVGASYIHAEDVDLSPTRMDAFTGAGYGVNVWTVNAPDRVNQLFNWGATGIFTDTADRFV, encoded by the coding sequence ATGTCAGTAACCATACCCATGGCCCATGTGCCGACCAGTAGCCGCATGGTGTTTGCCCACCGCGGGCTCAACCATCAGGCACCGGAGAACACGATGCCAGCATTCGAGGCCGCAGCCGGGGCCGGTGTGCAATGGATTGAGACTGACGTCGACATCATCGCCGACGGCACCCCCATCCTGATCCACGACTCCACCTTGGATCGCACCACGAACCGCACCGGCGGCTTCTATGGCCTCACCCGTGCTGACCTCAGTCAGATCGACGCGGGCGCCTGGTTTGGAAGGGACTTCCGCGGCACCCGCATTCCGCTTCTCTCAGACCTGGTCACATTCATGAACGAGGCCGGTGTCAACGCCAACATTGAGCTCAAAGCACATGAAACAGGTAAGGAAGGCTCCCTGAGGCTGATCGGATCGGTGCTGAAGGAACTGGAAAACCTCGACCCGGAACGCGAGCTAATCATTTCCTCGTTCTCATCCCTGTTGCTTGCTCACTTTCACGAGGAGGCGCCCGAACTGGCCATCGGAATGCTCTGGGAGTCCAAGGCAATGTACTACGACTGGCTCTCCGTCCTCGAGATGGTGGGTGCGAGCTACATCCACGCTGAGGACGTCGACCTGTCCCCCACACGCATGGATGCTTTCACGGGCGCTGGCTACGGCGTCAATGTGTGGACGGTGAATGCTCCCGACCGCGTAAACCAGTTGTTCAACTGGGGTGCAACTGGCATCTTCACAGATACAGCCGACCGCTTCGTGTAG